In a genomic window of Magnolia sinica isolate HGM2019 chromosome 16, MsV1, whole genome shotgun sequence:
- the LOC131228894 gene encoding pathogenesis-related leaf protein 4-like gives MALSSLALAWMYVTGLPVAHVTQAQNTAQDFLGVHNSARVQVGVGNMAWDTTIHAFISGLRIFQQEAGLYDNPPAPAVVGKAGGHYTQVVWRNSVQLSCKWVQCNSNGIFIICNYYLHGNLVG, from the exons ATGGCATTGTCTAGCCTTGCATTAGCTTGGATGTATGTCACGGGCCTTCCTGTGGCCCATGTTACTCAAGCCCAAAACACAGCACAAGATTTCCTTGGTGTCCACAACTCTGCTCGTGTGCAAGTGGGTGTTGGCAATATGGCATGGGACACGACAATACATGCGTTTATATCTGGACTGAGA ATTTTTCAACAAGAAGCAGGGCTATATGACAATCCACCAGCACCTGCAGTAGTGGGGAAAGCAGGCGGGCACTACACACAAGTCGTGTGGCGCAACTCAGTTCAGCTCAGTTGCAAATGGGTCCAATGCAATAGCAACGGGATCTTCATCATATGCAACTATTACCTACATGGAAACCTCGTGGGGTAG
- the LOC131229079 gene encoding pathogenesis-related protein PR-1 type-like — protein sequence MASSSHALAFMCVMALILAHLSMAQNSPQDFLRFHNVVRAQVGVGPMSWDNAVATYARNYANQRISDCNLVHSGGPYGENIFWGYGREYTAADAVTSWASERQNYNYDTNTCASGKVCGHYTQVVWRNSVRLGCARVKCNNGAFFITCNYSPPGNYAGQRPYDILIKPHVA from the coding sequence ATGGCATCTTCAAGCCATGCATTAGCATTCATGTGTGTCATGGCCCTGATCCTGGCCCACCTCTCAATGGCCCAAAACTCCCCCCAAGATTTCCTTCGGTTCCACAACGTCGTACGTGCACAGGTAGGCGTGGGCCCCATGAGCTGGGACAACGCGGTCGCGACCTATGCCCGGAACTACGCTAACCAGCGCATCAGCGATTGCAATCTCgtgcactcaggtgggccatacggcgAGAATATCTTCTGGGGTTATGGACGCGAATACACGGCTGCGGATGCCGTGACCTCATGGGCCAGCGAGAGGCAGAACTACAACTATGACACTAACACGTGTGCAAGCGGGAAAGTGTGCGGGCACTACACACAGGTGGTGTGGAGGAATTCAGTCCGTCTTGGGTGCGCTCGTGTGAAGTGCAACAATGGGGCATTCTTCATCACGTGCAACTATAGCCCACCGGGAAATTACGCGGGCCAACGTCCGTACGATATTCTCATCAAACCACACGTTGCTTGA